In a genomic window of Vigna angularis cultivar LongXiaoDou No.4 chromosome 6, ASM1680809v1, whole genome shotgun sequence:
- the LOC108341738 gene encoding transmembrane emp24 domain-containing protein p24delta5: protein MSMLLPLVFFFCFFFSTSRALWITIPTGGTKCVSEEIHSNVVVLVHYALVGGTPNSTISSKVSSPYGNDLHHLDNTRVGNLAFTARESGLYLACFWVDRNDRGGDIILDLDWKTGIEAKDWDSVAKREKIQGVELELRRLEGSVESIHENLMHLRGREAELRNLSESTNARVVWFSFLSLGVCITVSGLQLLHLKRYFHKKKLI from the exons ATGTCAATGTTGTTGCCActcgtcttcttcttctgcttcttcttctcgACCTCTCGCGCATTATGGATAACGATACCAACCGGCGGCACCAAGTGCGTTTCCGAAGAAATCCATAGCAACGTCGTCGTTTTGGTCCATTACGCTCTCGTCGGTGGTACCCCCAACAGCACCATTTCCTCCAAG GTGTCATCACCATATGGAAACGACCTTCATCACTTAGATAACACACGGGTGGGTAATTTGGCTTTTACAGCTCGAGAGAGTGGACTGTACCTTGCATGCTTCTGGGTGGATCGTAATGATCGAGGAGGAGACATTATTTTGGACCTTGATTGGAAAACTGGAATTGAAGCTAAGGATTGGGATTCTGTTGCTAAAAGAGAGAAGATTCAG GGAGTAGAGCTTGAGTTGAGAAGGCTAGAAGGATCGGTGGAGTCTATCCATGAGAATTTGATGCATCTGAGGGGAAG GGAAGCAGAGTTGAGGAACCTGAGTGAATCAACGAATGCGAGAGTGGTGTGGTTTAGCTTTTTGTCCTTAGGTGTCTGCATCACAGTTTCAGGTTTGCAGTTGTTGCATTTGAAGCGATACTTCCACAAGAAAAAGCTTATTTAG